The following is a genomic window from Patagioenas fasciata isolate bPatFas1 chromosome 1, bPatFas1.hap1, whole genome shotgun sequence.
TCTGTGTGGGTGCCCTGTGGTAGAGGTGGCAGCTCTAGGCTATAGTACATGAGGTGCTGCTGTCTGGAGCCCTGCCAAGGGTCCTGAAATCCCATGGGTGTTCCTGGTGGCCTGAGATATCCCCAGGACTAGAGGGAAGGTTGGGAAGGACtgttaaccccaaaccctaccttATGGAACCTCTGCAAATGAAACTGCCTCGTTTCATGTGGTGAAAACACTCTACAGAGGACCTGCCCTGCCACCCTTCTGGCTGAAAGCCCATGTGGTTGCATTGATGTCTTCCGTCCTTAAAatatgattttttgtttgtttgttttctccatgcAGAATTGCAGGCCTGCCTGCCCCCAGTTGGAAGCCCACCTTGCCCTCAGGTCAAACATGGCCACCACCCTTTTGCCAGTAATCACTTGTCGGGTCTCTGCTGTCCCAAGGCACCCTCTGGGAACACAGTAAAGCCTCTTCCAGTGCCAGCAGTGTGAGCATGGGCACCCCATACCAGTAGAAGCCCTCTGCCCTCTGGCCAGGATGAGCATCTATATGGGTCCCAGGAGAGGCACTCCCAGTCAGGTAACTCTTATAAAATAATCTCTCTGGGGATGAAGGGTTCCTGTATCCTTTGTGCCAGTGGCTGCCAGCTTCCACAACCATTGCTTATATTTTCCTCACTGCACAGACCCTCCATCTCCTTTACAGATGCCCTTTAGCCAGATTTCCTGTTTCTTTGGGATTACATTCCCATCATGTTACTGTTTCCTTGGGCTTTCTGCATTGCAGCATCTGCGAGAAACTATCAACCTGCCCCCTTCACCCCCTGTCATCCCAATCGTCAGCTCAAATTGTGCTGGAGGATTTCAGCTTTTCTGGGCTCCATAAAGTCTCAGACCCTTCCTATGTGGGGATACATCCCCCTGCATGAGAGAGGCCATCTGCTTGGGGCTGGTGTCTGACCATGCAGAGGCTCCACTCTGCAGACGAAGGAAGTCGCCAGTGCTGGCAGAGCCGCTGCCTGGTTTCCCACTATTGTTCCCAATGGCAAATAAAAGGGGGGTGAACGCCCCTGCTGAGCATTGTAGGAGGGGGGTTAATGTTATCTCGATAAAATCTCAGGACCCTTCTCTGAGCAGCTCGTGCCTCTTTCCTGTCTGTCTTCCCTCCCTGCATGTTCTCACATCCGTGGTACTTGTGGCTCTGCACATAACTGTCTGTATGGGTGGTTTTCCCCGTCCCTCGGACACGTGCTACTCTCCCACCTGGGCAGCCTCACGCTCTGCCGGTGGGATCAGTGGATAAATCCCAGTGAGAGCGATGTTTCTGTCTGCTCCACACTAGGCTGTGTGGGAAGTGGGGTGAAGGCTCCCTTAAGTTGCTGGTCCAGGGCTTGGTCTTGTCTCGGTCGCAACATTCCTACGTTGCTTTAGCCAGCTATGTAGGACAGGTTTTTTCTGACCAAGTTTAGAGTCTGTCTTAGGATATGATCTCTTGAGCCCTAGAAGTGTTTATTTCTCCCTGCTGGCTTAGCGTGAGTTCAAGTAACTAACCCTGACGGTGGCTATGAAAGCAGTGTCTTTGTCATGCCCTTGTTCctgcaaagggagaaagtgaggtGCTAGAAAGAGAAACCTCTCATAGCCAGTGGGATGCACCAGtattttggagggggggggggctgggCTCCGCATTCTCTCTGGGAGAGCTGTGGGGGAGCAAGGTGACATGAAGGTGCATATGGGTGGGACGTGGCACCATGATGGGAAACAGACGCAGTGCCAGAAACCACCATCCCCAGCACCTGCTCCTGCTGGCTCCAACCTCAGCTCAGAAGGGATTCACCAACAGCTTCGGTGACCTCAACAGCAAACAAATTTCCAAGCCTGCTGAGTTTTATGACATCCTGGTAAAAGGAAACTCCTCCAGGGAAGGAGTGCTTATCAGCACTTACCTCAGGACGTTTTGAGGAAGGGCAGAAGCCATCTGCCAGCTGGTGCTGCAGCAACAAGGTGACAGCACTCATCTGCCTTCTGCAGGGCTTGGGAGGGGGCTGAGGGACTGCTGGTGTCCTAAGCCTCAGCCTTCTCCCTCTCGCTTTCCTACTGGCTTCTGGAGTCTGGCAAAACACTGCCAAATTGTTCAACCAAATCTGGGACACTGTCTACTGACTCGTAGCTCTTATCTGGGAAGAAGACAAAAGGGGTGATGCTTCCCTGTGAGGACAACATTCCTGTGTCTCAGGGTTAGGGAGGAAGGGGCTGTTAAACCTGATGTGCATGGCTCCTCAAGCAAGAAGGTTTGGATCTTGATGGAACTTGGATGGGAGGTTGCAGGGAGGTCCCAGGTATCGCTGGTGCAATCCTGGAAGCTGGGGCTGGATCTAGAGCCATGAGAAGGGAAGGAGCTGGGATGCCACTCACGTCACTCCTGCAAAGGAGTGTTCATCATTTGTGTCATCTAAAGGGCACGTGTTGGCTGACCTCTCTTCCAAGCCCCTTGGAGCCCTTCCTCAGAGCACTGTGAGGAAGGATGATGGGGACCATTTTGGTGTGCTGGTGTGGAATTTGGGGactgtcccctgccacaaaagGAAGGAGCTGGGATGCCGCTTGACTGAGCTGTTACACACAGAAGTTAACATGATGGCCACACTTCCATGGGAAGACTCTTGTTCTACGTAGTGGCTGGAATAGCACTCCTAAGGGCTGTGTGTGGTGGTCCCTCCACTGGGAGCCCACTGAGGAGGCTGGGAATAGGTTAAATCCCTTTAAGTCCCTAATAAAGGGAAGTGTACATAGGGAAGCTGTTTCTCTGGAACAAAGTCTGGCTTAATAGCAGACAGTGAGGCCTTCCAGGGGTGGGGTGCTGTTAATGTGTAAGCCACAAGGAATTAGAGGGGTGTAAGGTCCTCTGTGCCAAGCATTTCTGAGCTAAACTGCTGGTGGCTCCCTACCTGGTGACTCTGCCCTCTGAGGAAGATGGCTGTAAGAGCTACTGCACCTGTCCTCTGTCACGCAGGGTCCCcagctcagcaaggccacagccgCCTCCGCTCTCACCACTTGCATTTcttgggctgtgggcaatgctgCCCACCAAACCCTTGGTTATGCCCTTCTTTAACCCTCTCTGTACCTCTGCTCTCATGCTCTCCTTTGTTTCTGCAGAGGATAAGCCTGTTTTCATCACCCCTTTCCCTCTGATGTCTTTTCTTGCTTGCCAGCTTCACTCAGCCCACTCTTCCCTCACTGGGTGAAAAGCCCCTCCAGCACAGAGGCATTTAGGCTGTGAGAGGAACGCCAGCTGAGAGCAGTAGACGTTCTCCTGGCTGGGGCACCTTCTCTAAGCAGCACCATCTCACTTGCAGTGGCAGGGGAGGAATGGCTGAAGGAGCCCCACAGATTATTTTTCTATCTTCCTTAGGAACGATTTGAAATCTTCAACCTGAATATGAAGGCTGGGGACACCCTAAAGATCAAGGGCAAAATATCTGAGGATGCTGACAAGTAAGTACAAAGAACTGGCCAGGACTGAAAGTGGGCTGCagagggagggggttttccaggTCAACAGGTACAACAAGCCTGAGTGCAGCTCAGTGTTGGTGGAGCCCCTGTTCCACCACTGTGCAAACTCTCCTCATTCCCAAGCAGAATGAGGAAACACAAGGTATTAAGCACCTGCAATATTGATGGAGGAACTGGGTGGAGAACCATGTGTTGGGTCTCAGGTCTTCCAAGACCTTGTACTACCTGTGTGGCTGACCTTCCTTCTGTTCACCCACAGCTTCAGCATCAATCTTGGAAGCAGCTCCTCGGATCTTGCATTTCACTTCAATCCCCGCTTCAATGAGTCTGTCATTGTCTGCAACTCCAAGTGCTCCAAGGCCTGGCAGTCAGAGCATCGTGATCATCACCTCTGTTTCTCTAAGGGCTCTTCTGTCAAGGTGAGGGGTCTATGCAGGCACGGGTGCGTGAGGTGTGTGTGGTGGGGGAAGCCCCTGGTTAGCAGATTCCTGTACCCTAGTCCTCCCAGAGCCATCCAGTGCTTCATGCTCCCTCCCAACAGCCCCTCATCCTCTGGGTTTTTGGTCCTGATTGCCATTTCCACCCCTCCTTCAAATCCCCAGCACTTCCTCTGGGAGCTTTGCTTAAGCCCTGTCTGTCTCAGGCTTTTTAAGTGCTTCCTGCCGCCCAGAACTGCCCAGCAGGTGAGCACACTGGGGGCACGCATGAAGGTAAAGGGGGTCTCCAAAAATCTGGATCTTGCTGCTCTCTACACAGTTTCTTTCCCTAATTCTCCCCTATGAAAAAACACGCTTTAAGGCAGCTAAGGGTTGGAAGCAATGTCCAAAAACCTCTCCCTCAGATCTTCTGTCCTCACTACTCCTGGATCCATGCTGCCAatctcttctccctctcctcctgccaGGGATGCTGTCCTGGTTGCTGTCTCACCCCATCTGATGTCTTGAGATGTTAACGGGGTTGCATTTAGGAGCAGTCCTGTTCCTGTTGCTGTGGGAGAGGAAGCTTTTTTCCTCAGTCATGGCTGCCTCTTGCGGAAGGGCTGGTGAGGTGATGACTTTGGGGAACGAACCCTTTAATTTGCAGTGACCACTGGTATGTTCTCATTCTTTCTGCTTGTGTGTGTTTATCAGCAAAGCTGCTTTTTCCAGGTCCTGGTGAACTGCTGAGGGCATTGAGGTGCCCTGAACAGGGCAGATCTAAGCCATGTGGCACATAAAGAACTACTTGGGTTTAGCTGCTCTGAGTTTATGATCTGAGTAGCTGAAATAGCACCAGGAAGAGATCCTGTTCCCAGGTCATAGTCTAGATACCAGCTCAGACCCTTGATATCAACTGCTCATTTCCTGCATCACCCTTAGCTCAACCCCCAGCACCTTGCTAAAGACTGTAGGAATCAGGTCTGACCCTCATGTGTAACAGTCAGGCCTTTCACCTGGATGCTCACCTCCTGACTTCCTCCTTGTCCCAAATTCCTgcccttcctctccccttttctCCCAGTTCACCATTGAAATGCGGGAAGACAAATTCCAAGTGAAACTACCGGATGGGCATGAAGTGGAATTCCCCAACCGGCACAGCTACAGCAAGATCAGCTACATGAGTGTCAAGGGAGGCTTCAGGGTCACCTCCTTCAAGCTGGACTGATGTGTGCCACTTCCTAGCTCTAATAAAACTCAAGCAGTGGGAGACTGCTTGCTCCAGCTGCTTTGGCCTCTGTGAGATCTCTGGCTCTGTGTAAGACACTGACAAAGCCCAAGGTTTTTCCACCAACAGGAAAGGAGCCTTTTGTTGGATGGAAATAGCTCCCAGATAACGCCAGGTGCTTTTCCAGGTCAGACCAGGATGTGGGGTGGAACAGATAGTAGATAGAGGAAAGCAGGCTGTGGGTGGGgttcaggaggaagaggacacTGTGAGATTGCTCAGAGAATGGTTGTGTGATCTCTTTGCAATGCACCATTTCTTCCTGCACCCAAGTTTTTGGGAGAAAGAAGGGGATGGAGGGGAAGAAAAGCATTGGCGTGAACGATGTGGCATTCGATGTAGCATCTGGTGCCACCAAAGCTCGTAATTAAATGTTAGGTTTGGGAAGCTCCGGCATGGGTTTGATGGGTTCCTCTGGGCTGCTCCCTCAGCCAGCTGGCAGGAGGAAGGGGCGCCTTGCCCTCCCGCTGGAGTGGTACCATGCAAAGTGGTGGCACGGGGAAGGCAGCACAGGTGTGCCCCTGAGCCAGCATTCCTGCCAGCGATAAGTTGTCTCCTCCGACTTTCCCCCTTATCTCACCTCACTTATCTGCCTGCACATTCCAGCTGGGTTACCCATTACTCTCACATTTCCACAGCAAACCCTACTCAGTGAAAGTGAGGGAGGGGAAGGCAATGGGGAGGAAGGATGGGATTTATACTAGGCTATGTGGCTTAGCACCTCCCAGTCTGTGTCCCTCACATGGGACTACAGGCAATTAGTGTTGATTATCTGATGTCGCTGCACTAATTAAAGTGTCTCGCCAGCCTTGAGACTGATGTGTGACAGCAAACACCAGGGCACTTTAGGCTGAGTGAGATGAGAGCAGAGTAGAAGAGCATCTTAGGGACAGCCTGGTCCAAGGGAGGTGGCAGCACCTCTGCCCTCCCTCTCTGGGCATGCAGGCAGAGGATGGGAGGGCTGTAGCCAAGCCAGCTTTGGGAAGGTACCCATCTGCTTCAGACTGCAAATTAATTGTTGCTGGGCTGGAGAGGAGGATTTGTACCCCCTCGTATGCTACGTGGGGCCAAGTGGATCAttggatcatagaatagtttgggttggaagggaccttcaaagctcgtctagtccaaccccctgtaatgagcagggacatcttcaactagatcaggttgctcagagccccgtccagcctggccttgaatgtctccagggatggggcatttacctcctctctgggcaacctgcaccagtagtattttaccaccctcatcataaaaaaacaATGGGAGGTTGCTCTGTGTGTTAGCCATGGTGAACAGCAAAGTACTGGGCTATTTAATCACAGAGGTGCTGAAAAACCCTGCTGAGAGTGAAAAGGATGGgattttgtcactggggcaccaGCAGACATAGCAAGGATGACGATAACGTCACTGCAGGTGAAGGGAGGCACCAGAGGAGAAGATAGTATCAAAACTTCTTTAATGAGGACAATAATAAGTGCATGGGATACAGAGTGGAGGCAGAAAGGCTATTCCACGGATGTGGGTCTTTGGTCTGGAGCTTGTGTTACAGTCTGGGAAGTGGAGGGCAAGGGGAGCTCATCCTGAGAGGCAgggttcctgctccagggggatgAGAAGGCTGATCCTGCTGCGTGCCAGTGGCCAGAGCTGGGGAATCCTTGAAGGTGCTGCCTGTCCCAGCTTGCTGCTGCTGGTCAGTATGAGGCAGCTGTCTCGAGAGGCTTGTGGAGATGGGCTTGCCCATAAACTCTACAGCCCGACTGCAAGCGACACTCCCACGTACA
Proteins encoded in this region:
- the LGALS2 gene encoding galectin-2, with the protein product MAERFEIFNLNMKAGDTLKIKGKISEDADNFSINLGSSSSDLAFHFNPRFNESVIVCNSKCSKAWQSEHRDHHLCFSKGSSVKFTIEMREDKFQVKLPDGHEVEFPNRHSYSKISYMSVKGGFRVTSFKLD